A genomic window from Nitrospirota bacterium includes:
- the tatC gene encoding twin-arginine translocase subunit TatC: MDTDNTNEPASDKKMSLVEHLSELRTCLIISVIAIAVGFVASFYFSEGLLKALTDLISSDQKHVFVFLSPAEALWANFKIALIAGFLVALPVILYQLWKFISPGFYKTERKYALLFIAAGVISFALGVIFCYFVILRYALDFLMTYKTANLTPMISIGSYMDFVVKFMLAFGLIFELPIAIIFLTKMGILTISFLTRNRKYAILINFVVAAVLTPTPDVFNQLMMAGPLIALYELGIIGARIFCRDAKTRKDLSVNQLFF; the protein is encoded by the coding sequence ATGGACACTGATAATACAAATGAGCCTGCTTCAGACAAGAAGATGTCTCTTGTTGAGCACCTTTCAGAGCTTAGAACTTGTCTGATTATTTCAGTTATAGCGATAGCAGTCGGATTTGTCGCTTCGTTTTACTTCTCAGAAGGGCTGCTTAAGGCTCTAACAGACCTTATAAGCAGTGATCAGAAGCATGTCTTTGTATTCTTATCCCCTGCCGAGGCGCTCTGGGCAAATTTCAAAATTGCGCTTATTGCCGGATTCCTGGTTGCCCTGCCTGTAATATTGTATCAGTTGTGGAAATTTATTTCGCCGGGGTTTTATAAAACTGAAAGGAAATACGCACTGCTGTTTATTGCAGCAGGTGTAATATCTTTTGCCCTGGGCGTAATCTTCTGTTATTTTGTCATACTAAGGTATGCACTTGATTTTCTGATGACATACAAGACGGCAAATCTGACTCCCATGATATCAATAGGTTCGTATATGGATTTTGTCGTGAAATTCATGCTTGCATTTGGTCTTATTTTTGAACTTCCGATTGCCATAATTTTCCTGACAAAAATGGGAATCCTGACAATATCATTTTTAACAAGAAATCGTAAGTATGCCATACTTATCAACTTCGTGGTTGCAGCCGTTTTAACGCCGACACCTGATGTATTTAATCAGTTGATGATGGCCGGGCCTCTGATAGCCTTGTATGAACTTGGAATAATCGGGGCAAGAATATTCTGCAGGGATGCTAAAACAAGAAAGGACTTAAGCGTTAACCAGCTGTTTTTTTAA
- a CDS encoding GAF domain-containing protein translates to MKESLKDHTIIEKKRWELLGLEIGVLFLLTTTVIILSLIEHQYLTVFFLLILTTIFSVYIINKQRELKRLDTHLTEEQLRNIEEKMRASSLQERLKEATMLYKVGRITVSSLTLQKKLDKMLSLAYSMVRADRASVMLINERMETFVVASFIGIDLDVMQTRQQRVDEGVAGWVCEHRTHLFLTGRVSDERFHNFRKKTEDISAAICLPIKLKGKVIGVLNLSYLNDPDRVFTEHDLRLLSIIARYVSTAIEQTQISLKKQLVNA, encoded by the coding sequence GTGAAGGAATCCCTTAAGGACCATACAATCATAGAAAAAAAGAGATGGGAACTACTTGGTCTCGAAATAGGGGTGCTTTTTTTACTCACCACAACCGTCATTATATTGTCGCTAATTGAGCACCAATATTTGACTGTCTTCTTTTTATTAATTCTCACCACAATATTCTCAGTATACATAATCAACAAGCAGCGTGAGCTAAAGAGGTTAGACACACACCTTACTGAAGAGCAGTTGAGAAATATCGAAGAGAAAATGAGGGCATCATCACTTCAGGAAAGGTTAAAAGAAGCAACGATGCTTTATAAAGTAGGCCGCATAACCGTCTCATCTTTGACTCTCCAAAAGAAACTCGATAAGATGTTATCCCTTGCTTACAGTATGGTCAGGGCTGACAGGGCATCTGTAATGCTGATTAATGAAAGGATGGAGACATTCGTGGTTGCAAGCTTTATTGGCATAGACCTGGACGTAATGCAGACCCGTCAGCAAAGGGTTGATGAGGGGGTGGCCGGATGGGTTTGTGAGCACAGAACACACCTGTTCCTCACCGGCAGGGTCAGCGATGAGAGATTCCATAATTTCCGGAAAAAGACTGAGGATATCTCTGCGGCGATATGCCTGCCAATAAAATTGAAAGGAAAGGTCATAGGAGTGCTGAATCTGAGTTATCTGAATGACCCGGACAGGGTCTTTACAGAACATGACCTGAGACTCCTGTCTATCATTGCAAGGTATGTATCAACTGCTATCGAACAAACACAGATCTCTTTAAAAAAACAGCTGGTTAACGCTTAA
- a CDS encoding SDR family oxidoreductase produces MSRVLITGGAGFIGSHLCERFLAEGDEVICMDNLITGSADNICHIQDSRFLFINYDVTNYIYIKGHLDYILHFASPASPLDYMEYPIQTLKVGSLGTHKVLGLAKEKKARILLASTSETYGDPLIHPQNEDYWGNVNPVGPRGVYDEAKRFAEAMTMAYHRYHNVDTRIVRIFNTYGPRMRIRDGRAIPNFIAQSLRGEDVTVFGDGMQTRSFCYIDDMVDGIYRLLMSDYNMPVNIGNPLEMTVVDMAREIISLTGSKSRIINAPLPEDDPKVRQPDISRAIRILGWKPVVGLSDGLIRTIEYFRTKMGVVR; encoded by the coding sequence ATGTCAAGGGTATTGATTACTGGCGGTGCAGGTTTTATAGGATCGCATCTTTGTGAAAGATTCCTTGCTGAAGGAGATGAGGTTATATGCATGGATAACCTCATAACAGGCTCAGCGGACAATATATGCCATATTCAGGATAGCAGATTTTTATTCATCAATTATGATGTGACCAATTATATATATATCAAGGGGCATCTTGACTACATCCTCCACTTCGCCAGTCCTGCAAGTCCCCTTGATTACATGGAATATCCAATACAGACACTCAAGGTAGGATCTCTTGGTACCCATAAGGTGCTTGGTCTCGCAAAGGAGAAAAAGGCACGAATACTCCTTGCATCAACCTCAGAGACATATGGCGATCCTCTGATCCATCCTCAGAATGAGGACTACTGGGGTAATGTAAATCCTGTCGGCCCCCGTGGAGTCTATGATGAGGCCAAGCGGTTTGCCGAGGCAATGACTATGGCATATCACCGGTATCACAATGTAGACACAAGGATTGTCAGGATATTTAATACCTATGGTCCAAGGATGAGGATTAGGGATGGCAGGGCAATCCCCAACTTTATTGCACAGTCGCTCAGGGGTGAGGATGTGACTGTATTTGGTGATGGTATGCAGACGAGGAGTTTCTGCTATATTGACGACATGGTTGACGGCATATACAGGTTATTGATGTCTGATTACAATATGCCTGTGAATATAGGAAATCCTCTTGAGATGACTGTAGTGGATATGGCGCGGGAGATAATATCACTTACAGGCAGCAAGAGCAGAATTATTAATGCGCCTCTTCCTGAAGATGATCCGAAGGTAAGGCAGCCTGATATTTCCCGGGCAATCCGTATTCTGGGATGGAAACCGGTTGTCGGTTTGTCAGACGGGCTTATAAGGACAATTGAGTATTTCAGGACAAAGATGGGGGTTGTAAGATAA
- a CDS encoding PilZ domain-containing protein, whose amino-acid sequence MNSDRRRFLRAPLSLSIKYHSPDSIVIEEGFTSTIGGGGLFIETFHPMSANEVVTVELFLPGDTDKTVIEGVVVWARKEFAGDIAPGMGIKFIRISLKDKKKISDLVSRTLGGKADGGV is encoded by the coding sequence ATGAATAGTGACAGGCGAAGGTTCTTACGCGCACCTCTTTCCCTTTCGATTAAATACCACAGTCCTGATAGTATCGTGATTGAGGAGGGGTTCACCTCTACTATAGGAGGTGGAGGTCTCTTCATAGAGACATTCCATCCAATGTCTGCCAACGAGGTCGTTACTGTTGAGCTGTTCCTTCCTGGTGATACAGACAAGACGGTTATAGAAGGTGTGGTAGTATGGGCACGGAAGGAATTTGCAGGAGATATTGCCCCTGGCATGGGTATAAAATTTATCAGGATTTCCCTGAAAGATAAAAAAAAGATCAGCGATCTTGTATCAAGGACTCTGGGCGGTAAGGCTGATGGAGGGGTATAA
- a CDS encoding tetratricopeptide repeat protein, with translation MKIKKRVTRKTEVTKEAEDLQEILQDIKSRSSGALEKYRLAAIIVVSAIVIIGAVAVSYRLLSARWDRAASVLQYKAYNLFLEGKYTESISSFQEIADKYSGSKSAPVALYYIGNSYSALGQYDDAIRSYRSFIEKYPGDEGILPLVYLNLGAAYTDKGDYSNAIAAYRNVVSMKDTFAADRAVYETGRVYEASGDKASAMEQYENLTKSYVASSWGQEAKARLTVLKGDVPVQTGEHKQEDVKPEAAARGKK, from the coding sequence GTGAAAATAAAAAAGCGTGTGACGAGGAAAACAGAGGTAACAAAAGAAGCCGAAGACCTGCAGGAGATATTACAGGACATTAAATCCAGGTCTTCCGGTGCCCTGGAAAAATACAGGCTGGCTGCCATTATAGTTGTCTCTGCGATAGTAATTATTGGAGCTGTAGCAGTGTCGTACAGACTGCTCTCTGCCAGGTGGGATAGAGCTGCCTCTGTCCTGCAATATAAGGCATATAATCTTTTCCTTGAAGGGAAGTACACAGAATCAATTTCATCATTCCAGGAGATTGCTGATAAATATTCAGGAAGCAAGAGTGCTCCTGTTGCCCTGTATTATATCGGAAACAGCTATTCAGCGCTTGGACAGTATGACGATGCCATAAGAAGTTACAGGAGTTTTATTGAAAAGTATCCAGGGGATGAGGGCATTCTGCCACTCGTATATTTAAATCTCGGGGCAGCATATACTGACAAGGGGGATTACAGCAATGCAATTGCAGCCTACAGGAATGTGGTTTCCATGAAAGATACTTTTGCTGCTGACAGGGCAGTTTATGAGACAGGAAGGGTATATGAGGCATCAGGTGATAAAGCCTCAGCAATGGAACAGTACGAAAATCTGACAAAGAGCTATGTGGCCTCCTCATGGGGTCAGGAGGCAAAGGCCCGGTTGACAGTATTGAAGGGAGATGTGCCGGTACAGACAGGGGAACATAAACAGGAAGACGTAAAACCAGAGGCGGCAGCCAGGGGCAAAAAGTAG
- the radA gene encoding DNA repair protein RadA, with protein MKIKSLFICQTCGYSSPKWLGRCPDCNGWNTIAEETVNASPVSGRRDSEIVPLILGEIEYEKGVRVMTGLGEFDRVLGGGIVPGSVVLIGGDPGIGKSTLLLQVAERVAGVSGSVLYISGEESPSQIKLRSERLDVSSDGLYIVSETSVDDILVHLGKSAYNAIIVDSIQTMFTAGISSAPGSVSQVRETASILMNYAKKHNVPVFLVGHVTKDGTIAGPRVLEHIVDTVLYFEGDRGHPYRILRAVKNRFGSTHEIGVFEMREGGLGEVSNPSSLFLSERTAGSAGSVVVSSIEGSRPILTEIQALVSASPFGIPKRGAIGVDYNRLLLLVGVLDKRVGIHIQGQDIFVNVVGGLELDEPAIDLGIIAALTSSFREIPVDPETVVFGEVGLGGEVRGVTSADVRVREAAKLGFKRCIIPERNASQMSLNIVEVIGVSTVKSAIDAMFS; from the coding sequence ATGAAAATCAAGAGTCTCTTTATATGTCAGACCTGTGGTTATAGTTCACCAAAGTGGCTGGGACGATGCCCTGATTGTAATGGATGGAATACGATAGCTGAAGAAACAGTAAACGCCTCACCTGTTTCCGGAAGGCGTGATTCAGAGATTGTCCCGCTTATTCTCGGCGAAATTGAATATGAGAAGGGTGTAAGAGTCATGACCGGACTCGGGGAGTTCGACCGGGTTCTTGGCGGCGGTATTGTTCCGGGTTCTGTAGTCCTGATTGGCGGAGACCCCGGCATAGGCAAGTCAACTCTTCTCCTTCAGGTTGCCGAGAGGGTGGCAGGTGTTTCAGGAAGCGTTCTGTACATATCCGGCGAAGAATCTCCGTCACAGATTAAACTGCGTTCAGAACGGCTTGATGTTTCTTCAGACGGGCTCTATATAGTGTCTGAGACCTCAGTTGACGATATCCTGGTTCACCTCGGGAAGTCTGCCTACAATGCCATTATAGTTGATTCGATCCAGACTATGTTTACTGCAGGCATCTCTTCTGCTCCTGGCAGTGTAAGTCAGGTGCGCGAAACAGCCTCAATATTGATGAATTATGCCAAGAAACATAATGTGCCAGTATTTCTTGTAGGTCATGTGACAAAGGACGGAACTATAGCCGGGCCGCGGGTACTCGAGCATATTGTTGATACTGTCTTATACTTTGAAGGTGACCGGGGGCATCCTTACAGAATCCTGAGGGCAGTTAAGAACCGGTTTGGCTCCACACATGAAATAGGGGTTTTTGAAATGAGGGAAGGAGGGCTCGGTGAGGTGTCAAATCCCTCCAGCCTGTTCCTTTCAGAGAGGACTGCCGGTTCCGCAGGTTCAGTCGTAGTATCGAGTATTGAAGGCAGCAGGCCTATACTGACCGAGATACAGGCCCTCGTCAGTGCATCCCCCTTTGGTATTCCCAAAAGGGGGGCAATTGGGGTTGACTATAACAGACTCTTGCTGCTCGTCGGTGTGCTTGATAAGAGGGTAGGCATACACATACAGGGACAGGACATATTTGTCAATGTTGTTGGTGGTCTTGAACTGGACGAACCTGCTATTGATCTGGGCATTATTGCAGCCCTGACATCAAGTTTCAGGGAGATTCCTGTTGACCCGGAAACGGTGGTGTTCGGGGAGGTCGGCCTTGGCGGAGAAGTGCGTGGAGTGACTTCTGCTGATGTCAGGGTCAGGGAGGCGGCAAAGTTGGGTTTTAAACGCTGTATAATACCAGAGCGCAATGCATCACAGATGTCATTAAACATAGTAGAAGTTATTGGAGTGTCAACAGTGAAGAGCGCTATTGATGCAATGTTTTCCTGA
- a CDS encoding DUF465 domain-containing protein, which translates to MKEKHIALEEKLRRENDEYLLWEEKHDKLEREIRSLNRKHVLTPEEEIIRKNLQKEKLLAKDMMLKIYRKEEIKQKSVK; encoded by the coding sequence ATGAAAGAAAAACATATAGCACTGGAAGAAAAACTTCGAAGGGAGAATGATGAGTACCTGCTCTGGGAGGAGAAACATGACAAGCTTGAGCGGGAAATACGCAGTCTTAACAGAAAGCATGTGCTTACACCTGAAGAGGAGATTATACGGAAGAATCTTCAGAAAGAGAAGCTTCTCGCAAAGGATATGATGTTGAAGATATATCGTAAAGAAGAGATCAAGCAGAAATCAGTAAAATAG
- the tsaB gene encoding tRNA (adenosine(37)-N6)-threonylcarbamoyltransferase complex dimerization subunit type 1 TsaB, with protein MKVLGIDTSTMMGSVGIIDDNRPLGQISLNVETTHSERLMDAVAGLMESVRISLEHIDCLAISIGPGSFTGLRIGLGTAKGLGMATGKSVVPVSTMEALAYNIPFCRNLICPILDAKKNEVYTALFKYGDDGSLIRLTGDRVMSPDLLMDNIHEPVVFTGDAVYVYRHMIEKQAGGLGYFAPANAVLPSGISVAMIGLHNFRKGMAGSGNLVPVYIRKSEAEIKFEARG; from the coding sequence ATGAAGGTTCTGGGAATTGACACATCTACAATGATGGGGAGTGTTGGTATTATTGATGATAACAGACCTCTTGGTCAGATCAGTCTGAACGTTGAGACGACTCATTCTGAACGGCTGATGGACGCTGTTGCAGGTCTGATGGAAAGTGTCAGGATAAGCCTGGAGCATATAGATTGTCTGGCAATATCAATAGGCCCGGGTTCTTTTACCGGTTTGAGAATAGGTCTTGGCACTGCGAAGGGGCTTGGGATGGCCACGGGAAAGAGTGTTGTCCCGGTATCAACCATGGAGGCGCTTGCATATAACATCCCATTTTGCCGGAATCTTATATGCCCTATCCTGGATGCAAAGAAAAATGAGGTATATACGGCCCTCTTTAAATATGGAGACGATGGAAGTCTTATCAGGTTAACCGGTGACAGGGTGATGTCACCGGATCTGCTCATGGATAATATTCATGAGCCAGTAGTATTTACAGGAGATGCCGTATATGTGTACAGGCATATGATAGAGAAACAAGCCGGCGGTCTGGGGTACTTCGCGCCGGCTAATGCAGTATTGCCTTCAGGTATATCAGTTGCAATGATTGGACTGCACAACTTCCGTAAGGGAATGGCAGGGTCCGGAAACCTTGTTCCTGTCTATATCAGGAAGTCTGAGGCTGAGATTAAATTTGAAGCCAGAGGGTGA
- a CDS encoding DUF3108 domain-containing protein, protein MKSIAAYFVIFLIVSYSLLSSAAVPFSSGERLVFDLSWYGVKSGTSVFEVSNAVYEDRPVLKLSSTVKSNSFISMFYPIKDVVESYVDVTNLQPYRYRSIQQEGSYRSDKEILFDREKNVATYINHKSGGKKQVSDTAAGVHDPLSVVYYLRTIPIQAGQTLNIEVNDGRKNWTLVAVGLAKERVSVPAGTFNTIKVKTLVKYEGLLVNKGDVIIWFTDDDVKMPVQMESRVKVGVITARLIEKHGIADLSD, encoded by the coding sequence ATAAAATCCATAGCGGCTTATTTTGTTATATTCCTCATTGTATCTTATTCCCTTCTTTCATCTGCAGCGGTTCCGTTTTCTTCCGGTGAACGTCTCGTATTTGATTTATCCTGGTATGGTGTAAAAAGCGGGACGTCTGTATTTGAGGTCAGTAATGCGGTGTATGAAGATCGTCCTGTTCTCAAATTAAGTTCAACGGTCAAATCCAATTCGTTCATCTCAATGTTTTATCCAATAAAGGACGTTGTTGAGTCATACGTTGATGTTACGAATCTGCAGCCGTATCGCTACCGCTCGATACAGCAGGAAGGTTCATACAGGAGTGACAAAGAGATACTTTTTGACAGAGAAAAAAATGTTGCAACGTATATTAATCATAAATCAGGTGGAAAGAAACAGGTATCTGACACTGCAGCAGGGGTACATGATCCATTATCAGTCGTGTACTATCTCCGCACGATCCCCATCCAGGCCGGTCAGACATTAAATATTGAGGTTAATGACGGCAGAAAAAACTGGACTCTGGTGGCCGTGGGACTGGCCAAAGAAAGGGTGAGTGTGCCGGCAGGGACATTCAATACCATAAAGGTAAAAACTTTAGTTAAATACGAAGGACTTCTTGTCAATAAGGGAGACGTCATAATCTGGTTTACAGATGATGACGTTAAAATGCCGGTACAGATGGAGAGCAGGGTTAAGGTCGGGGTAATCACAGCCAGGTTAATTGAAAAGCATGGCATTGCTGATTTGTCTGATTGA
- a CDS encoding outer membrane lipoprotein-sorting protein has product MKNAAPLIILLFFVLFSQSCTAVRSSVDLSVSADRKAIEYLIERASGIPVIKAELKLTSPEIAAPSIDAYLNFERGGFFRLTGLTPSGFTMFDINVREGLDNNQIEGLPAGDMMNPELVRDVLDFYGSDSQDDFTWFTEESHEYYIVSQLMSSGKSSYPVRRWWIDKLQMVIVKKELYSDNPHKQGVLLFEARYSDLRDIRGIMMPFNILIFNGSGSKAGRVSFRKIEFNQDGAGDEGSGN; this is encoded by the coding sequence ATGAAGAATGCCGCACCTCTGATAATACTGCTTTTCTTTGTATTATTTTCCCAATCTTGTACCGCAGTAAGATCATCTGTTGACCTGTCTGTAAGCGCAGACAGGAAGGCTATAGAATACCTTATAGAGAGGGCTTCAGGTATACCAGTCATCAAGGCAGAGTTAAAATTGACATCACCTGAAATTGCTGCACCGTCAATTGATGCATATCTGAATTTTGAAAGAGGAGGGTTTTTCAGGCTTACCGGTCTTACTCCTTCCGGTTTTACAATGTTTGACATAAATGTCCGGGAAGGCCTTGACAATAATCAGATCGAAGGTTTACCTGCCGGGGATATGATGAATCCGGAACTCGTGCGGGATGTGCTGGACTTTTATGGGAGTGATAGTCAGGATGATTTCACCTGGTTTACAGAGGAGTCTCACGAGTATTATATTGTCAGTCAGTTAATGAGTTCCGGGAAGAGTTCATATCCTGTAAGACGGTGGTGGATTGACAAATTGCAGATGGTGATAGTAAAAAAGGAGTTATATTCCGATAATCCTCATAAACAGGGTGTACTGCTTTTTGAGGCGCGGTACAGTGATTTAAGGGATATCAGGGGCATAATGATGCCGTTTAATATTTTAATATTCAATGGGAGTGGAAGCAAGGCCGGCAGGGTTAGTTTCAGAAAGATAGAATTTAATCAGGATGGGGCGGGTGATGAAGGTTCTGGGAATTGA
- a CDS encoding amidophosphoribosyltransferase: protein MCGIFGVYNHNEAANLTYLGLHGLQHRGQEGSGIVSSDGSKLYCKKGMGLVSEIFKDDNFSRLKGMSAIGHNRYSTYGESIIENVQPVVVNFAMGSLALAHNGNLVNASFLRSELEAHGSIFQSTIDSEVIVHLIALSRERTILDRLIDALRKVKGAYSLLILTEKEMIGVRDAYGFRPLSLGELNGSFVLSSETSSFELIGARFIRDILPGEVVVINNNGLTSYMPFEKANEAYCIFEHIYFARPDSYVYGESVNIIRKKMGMELARESVVEADIVIPVPDSGTPAAMGFAEASGIPFDNGLIRSHYVGRTFIVPKQSIRNFGVRLKLNPVKEVLKGKRVIVVDDSIVRGTTSKKIVTMLREAGASEVHMRIASPPVKYSCFYGIDTPTRRELVASKMGVDEIGRQLTADTLAYLSIEGMLRAVSNPPDKFCVACFNGSYPIPFSDDEINQLGLFDV from the coding sequence ATGTGTGGAATATTCGGCGTATATAATCACAATGAGGCGGCAAACCTCACTTATCTTGGACTCCACGGACTCCAGCACAGGGGGCAGGAAGGGTCCGGCATAGTTTCTTCTGATGGAAGCAAGCTTTATTGCAAAAAGGGAATGGGACTTGTTTCAGAGATATTCAAGGATGACAACTTCTCGCGTCTTAAGGGGATGAGCGCCATAGGTCATAACAGATATTCAACTTATGGCGAGAGCATAATTGAAAACGTACAGCCTGTAGTCGTCAACTTTGCAATGGGCTCCCTCGCCCTGGCACATAATGGCAATCTGGTCAATGCGTCATTTCTAAGGAGCGAGCTTGAGGCGCATGGTTCAATATTCCAGTCTACAATTGACAGTGAGGTCATAGTTCACCTGATAGCCCTTTCGAGGGAGAGGACTATACTTGACAGGTTAATTGATGCACTGAGAAAGGTAAAGGGTGCATACTCACTCCTCATTTTAACGGAAAAGGAGATGATCGGTGTAAGAGATGCCTATGGTTTCCGGCCGCTGTCACTGGGTGAACTCAATGGTTCATTTGTACTCTCTTCTGAGACAAGCTCATTTGAGTTGATTGGGGCTCGTTTTATCCGGGACATTCTGCCTGGTGAAGTTGTGGTTATCAATAACAACGGTCTTACCTCATATATGCCGTTTGAAAAGGCAAATGAGGCTTATTGTATTTTCGAACATATCTACTTTGCGCGTCCCGACAGCTATGTATATGGTGAAAGTGTTAATATTATAAGAAAGAAGATGGGTATGGAGCTGGCAAGAGAGTCTGTCGTAGAGGCAGATATCGTTATTCCGGTTCCGGACTCAGGGACACCTGCAGCCATGGGATTTGCTGAGGCCAGCGGTATACCTTTTGACAATGGACTAATAAGGAGTCACTATGTCGGCAGGACATTTATAGTTCCCAAGCAGTCTATAAGAAACTTCGGTGTAAGACTCAAGTTAAATCCTGTCAAGGAAGTCTTAAAGGGTAAAAGGGTTATAGTCGTTGATGATTCTATTGTCAGGGGCACCACAAGCAAGAAGATTGTTACAATGTTGCGGGAGGCCGGTGCAAGCGAGGTGCACATGCGGATTGCATCGCCGCCGGTGAAATATTCGTGTTTTTACGGTATAGACACTCCGACAAGGAGAGAGCTTGTTGCGTCTAAGATGGGTGTGGATGAAATAGGCAGGCAATTAACTGCGGATACCCTTGCATATCTCAGTATTGAGGGGATGTTAAGAGCTGTCAGTAACCCGCCGGACAAATTCTGCGTGGCATGTTTTAATGGCAGCTATCCAATACCATTTAGTGATGATGAAATCAATCAACTTGGTCTTTTTGATGTTTGA
- the rimI gene encoding ribosomal protein S18-alanine N-acetyltransferase — translation MKPEGDNLVIEDIEEDDLSQVMEIEKEAFSDPWTVDMFYSELYNTFSHMWGVKSGSGRLTGYICFWSVVDEAHILNLAVHKDYRRKGIASKILLSALDYWKNSGVKTVLLEVRRSNTAAQELYRKFGFHVIVSRTKYYRNPVEDALVMAIGL, via the coding sequence TTGAAGCCAGAGGGTGATAACCTGGTAATTGAAGATATAGAGGAAGATGACCTTTCTCAGGTCATGGAAATAGAAAAGGAGGCGTTTTCTGACCCCTGGACCGTTGATATGTTTTATTCAGAATTGTATAACACATTTTCACACATGTGGGGGGTAAAGTCAGGTTCAGGGCGGTTGACAGGTTATATCTGTTTCTGGAGTGTAGTGGACGAGGCCCATATCCTTAATCTTGCAGTGCATAAGGATTACAGAAGAAAAGGCATTGCTTCAAAAATCCTGCTGTCAGCCCTGGATTACTGGAAGAACAGTGGTGTGAAAACCGTATTGCTGGAGGTCAGGCGGTCTAATACGGCTGCGCAGGAATTATACAGAAAGTTTGGTTTTCATGTTATTGTAAGCAGGACTAAATACTACAGGAATCCTGTGGAAGATGCACTGGTAATGGCAATTGGATTATAG